GCTTGTGGAACACCTGTTATTGCCTATGGACGAGGGGGAGCGACAGAGATTATTCAGGGACTCGATCAAGAGCATCCAACAGGGGTTTTCTTCCCTAAGCAGAATATACCGTCTCTTATTCAGGCAATAGAGCAGTTTGAGCAATCACGCGATCTCATAAGTCCTGAAACTTGCCGGCAAAATGCTCTTCGTTTTGCGCCAAATTTTTTCCAGGAATCTTTCCGATCAATTGTGGATGCAGAATGGCTTAAGTTTTGCCATAACTAGTGAAGTAGTCAGACTTCTTGTTTATTGGTCTGACTTTTAGAGTATTTACAATGATTTGTTCCTAGAGGCATTGGCCTCAAGCAATGTCCTACAGCTAGCGCTACTGAAAATGCTGCTCCTTAAGAAAAGCAACCACCCGCTGAAATACTCGGTAGGCTGGGTGGCCTGCTTCTTGGTAGCCCAGAGTCAAAACTGCGTGGGAGTTAGCTGGAATTTCAAAGGGGTTGCCGGGGCTGGAGTTGATTTCCAGGGTTTCCAGGCTTTTGCCGCGTCGCCAGCAGAGTTCGGGGCTGTCTTCCACCACTTCGGGCGTATCGCCAAAGGCCTGACGTAGGGCAGCAAACTTTTCGGGTGGACAGAGGGCGTCTTCCGAATAGCGCAGGGCCAGCAGCGGTATACCCTGGGCAGCCCTGGCCTTGGCCCCTTCTAGCTCGTCGGGATACACGCCCAGAGCAGCTTTTGCGTCAGCGGTTAGGCCAAAGGGTAGCGAAGGCTGACTGGCCACTGGGGCAATCACCGTTGAGTCGGCCATCAGCGACAGCACAAAGCCACCGGTCAGACACATGCCGATTACCCCCACCCCCCGTCCGCCGCAGTCAACATGGGCCTTGCGGCATAATGCTCGCAGCCAGTCGGTAATGGGGCTGGACTGGTATCGGGCAAAGCAATAAAACTCCTGGCTGATACAGAGTTCAACCATGTTGCCCGCCATCTTCAGCCCGGAGAAGGGCCGATTGGGTTCACCAAACAGCAGCGGTAGATAGACTGTGAACCCGGCATCTGCAATTCGTCGCGCCAGATCTACACATTCGGGAATCATGCCGGGCAGCTCATGCAGAATGACTACGGCAGGCCCGCTGCCCTTGCGGTAGACTCGCCGAGGCAAAAAGCTCTCGCTGGCAAAGTCGAAGGTTAAAAAGTCTTCCATGCGATCGCACGCCTACCCATCAGACTAGACAGAACCAGGTTAGCGAATTTTCAGCACTGTTCAGGGTACACAGACTACCTAGCTCTAGAGGCTGCCGTGACCGTGACTTCATAGGAAGACTCAAACCGTTCATTTAGATCCGGGTAGGTCTGCTGCACCCAGGTTTTGAGGTCTTCGATGGCCGGGGTGAAGATTGGCTCTGGAATTTGCCATAGGTTGCTGTAGATGCGATCGCAATACGTCTGCAAAGCCTCTGCTGCCGTCCGAATGCGGGGCAGTTCGGCTACCGAGACAGTCTCTATCGCTAAATTCTGTGCCTGAAAATAGCCCAGCACATCCTCAGTAACGGCCCCCACAAAATCAGCCTGATAGCTATAGCGCTCAAGAATAGTTCGCCACTGCTGGTCAATGGGGTCGTTGCGGGTGGCCCCGCTGCCGGGATGGTGAAAGTAGATCAGCACACCCTGTGGCTTAAGCACCCGCTGGATTTCTGCCAGGGCACTGCGCCAGTCGGCAACAAGATGCAGAATATGGGCTGCGATCGCAACATCAAACACCCCCGACTCAAGGGGCAGCGTCGTGATATCGGCGTTAATCAGGGTGAGCTGATGGGGTTTGCCTACCAGCTTCTGCCGCAGCTTATCCATCATCTGCTCAGAAATATCGACTCCAGTGTAGGCATAGCCCCGCTCAACTAGGGGCAAAGCGATTCGGCCCGTCCCGATACCAGGTTCAAAAAAGGTGGTCTCGGGCGTGGCTCGACTGAGCCTCAGAATG
The nucleotide sequence above comes from Pseudanabaena sp. FACHB-2040. Encoded proteins:
- a CDS encoding class I SAM-dependent methyltransferase, giving the protein MAISFDRAADFYDQTRALPPEVADQVTECILRLSRATPETTFFEPGIGTGRIALPLVERGYAYTGVDISEQMMDKLRQKLVGKPHQLTLINADITTLPLESGVFDVAIAAHILHLVADWRSALAEIQRVLKPQGVLIYFHHPGSGATRNDPIDQQWRTILERYSYQADFVGAVTEDVLGYFQAQNLAIETVSVAELPRIRTAAEALQTYCDRIYSNLWQIPEPIFTPAIEDLKTWVQQTYPDLNERFESSYEVTVTAASRAR
- a CDS encoding dienelactone hydrolase family protein, whose translation is MEDFLTFDFASESFLPRRVYRKGSGPAVVILHELPGMIPECVDLARRIADAGFTVYLPLLFGEPNRPFSGLKMAGNMVELCISQEFYCFARYQSSPITDWLRALCRKAHVDCGGRGVGVIGMCLTGGFVLSLMADSTVIAPVASQPSLPFGLTADAKAALGVYPDELEGAKARAAQGIPLLALRYSEDALCPPEKFAALRQAFGDTPEVVEDSPELCWRRGKSLETLEINSSPGNPFEIPANSHAVLTLGYQEAGHPAYRVFQRVVAFLKEQHFQ